In Thermotomaculum hydrothermale, a single genomic region encodes these proteins:
- a CDS encoding OmpP1/FadL family transporter: MKKLVVLLMLITAITVFATNGDNMIGVTPSSSALGGAGVGAPVGATDEIFRNPAFLGNYKGFNMSFGAVLFFPEVRGRYSDMQHGDSGFIKSQADTFMVPEIGITYQINEKFTFGLGAFGVSGMGVDYRNRDPRLSNMNTNFQFMRTIAALSYKVNENLSLGFALDLAWGSLDIGTFLQDFHTGDAFEAGGGVSQAFGAGGQFGLAYQKNNFTFGILYQTSIPMNYDRVLDTNHDGIFEKMKLEQPDELAIGFGYRLNAWRFMFDVREIGWENTDGYGQFLWKDQTVYCLGIEYTISKQTTLKFGYNYAKSPIRNADNLDLMTPEHKVSELSATFSDFQVAWFNLLGFPAITEDHYSMGISHKFNKTFGIDFGFVYLLKRLLKLFL, translated from the coding sequence ATGAAAAAACTCGTAGTTTTACTGATGCTGATTACAGCAATTACGGTATTTGCGACAAACGGAGATAACATGATTGGAGTTACTCCGTCTTCAAGTGCGTTAGGTGGAGCAGGTGTTGGTGCCCCGGTTGGAGCAACTGATGAGATTTTTAGAAATCCAGCCTTTTTAGGGAATTATAAAGGCTTTAATATGAGTTTTGGCGCAGTATTGTTTTTCCCTGAAGTAAGAGGTAGATATTCTGATATGCAGCATGGCGATTCTGGGTTTATTAAAAGCCAGGCTGATACCTTTATGGTTCCAGAAATAGGAATCACATATCAGATAAATGAAAAATTTACTTTTGGTTTAGGAGCATTCGGTGTTTCCGGTATGGGAGTCGATTACAGAAATAGAGACCCGAGACTCTCAAATATGAACACAAACTTTCAGTTTATGAGAACAATTGCAGCACTCTCATACAAAGTAAATGAAAACTTAAGCCTTGGCTTTGCTCTTGATTTAGCCTGGGGTTCACTTGATATTGGAACATTTTTGCAGGATTTTCATACAGGAGATGCCTTTGAAGCAGGAGGCGGTGTCTCACAAGCATTCGGAGCAGGTGGACAATTCGGCCTTGCTTATCAAAAAAACAACTTTACATTTGGGATTTTATACCAGACATCCATTCCTATGAACTATGATAGAGTGCTTGACACAAATCATGACGGTATATTTGAAAAAATGAAGCTTGAACAGCCTGACGAATTGGCAATAGGTTTTGGATATAGACTTAATGCATGGAGGTTTATGTTTGATGTAAGGGAAATAGGCTGGGAAAACACAGACGGCTACGGACAGTTTTTGTGGAAAGACCAGACTGTTTATTGCCTTGGTATTGAATATACAATTTCAAAACAAACAACTTTAAAATTTGGGTACAATTATGCTAAATCCCCCATTAGAAATGCAGATAACCTTGATTTAATGACTCCTGAGCATAAGGTTTCTGAATTAAGTGCAACTTTTTCAGATTTTCAGGTTGCGTGGTTCAACCTATTAGGATTTCCAGCAATTACAGAAGACCATTATTCAATGGGAATTAGCCATAAATTTAATAAGACTTTCGGTATAGATTTTGGTTTTGTCTATCTCCTAAAAAGACTATTAAAGCTGTTTCTGTAA
- the prfA gene encoding peptide chain release factor 1, translating to MFDKLEGIEKEFEEITAKLSDPELIKDRDAFTKLSKHHSELEPIVNEYKKYKSYKQGLEDAKSLLKETGDKELKQLAEEEIEEYREKIKESEERLKLLLLPKDPNDEKNVILEIRAGTGGEEAALFAAEIFRMYSRYAERKRWKLEVMEIHQTGVGGIKEVVAMIEGKGAYSRLKYESGVHRVQRVPQTESGGRIHTSAITVAILPEIDDVEIHIDEKDLRIDTFRASGAGGQHVNTTDSAIRITHIPTGLVVTCHDERSQLKNKEKAMKVLRSRLYEMEKEKQLKEVAEDRKNQVGSGDRSEKIRTYNYPQSRVTDHRIGKTIYQLQQFLDGDIDEMVDALIAHYQAEALKSLQN from the coding sequence ATGTTTGACAAATTAGAAGGTATTGAAAAAGAGTTTGAGGAGATTACTGCAAAATTAAGCGACCCTGAGCTTATTAAAGATAGGGATGCGTTTACAAAGTTATCTAAGCATCACTCTGAACTTGAGCCTATTGTAAATGAATATAAAAAGTATAAAAGTTATAAACAGGGGCTTGAAGACGCCAAATCCCTTCTTAAAGAAACCGGGGATAAGGAATTAAAGCAATTAGCCGAAGAAGAGATTGAGGAATACAGAGAGAAGATTAAAGAAAGTGAAGAAAGGCTAAAATTGCTACTGCTCCCAAAAGACCCCAATGATGAGAAAAATGTTATTCTGGAGATTAGGGCAGGCACAGGGGGAGAAGAAGCCGCCTTGTTTGCAGCAGAGATTTTCAGGATGTATTCAAGGTATGCTGAAAGAAAAAGGTGGAAATTAGAGGTTATGGAGATACATCAGACAGGAGTAGGAGGAATTAAAGAAGTTGTTGCAATGATTGAAGGTAAAGGTGCATATTCAAGGCTTAAATACGAAAGCGGAGTGCACAGGGTACAAAGGGTGCCTCAAACAGAATCTGGAGGCAGAATTCATACTTCCGCTATAACAGTAGCAATACTTCCTGAAATTGACGATGTGGAAATTCACATAGACGAAAAAGATTTAAGGATTGATACCTTCAGAGCAAGTGGTGCTGGCGGCCAGCATGTAAACACAACAGATTCAGCAATAAGGATTACTCACATTCCAACAGGGCTTGTTGTAACCTGCCATGATGAAAGGTCTCAATTGAAAAACAAAGAGAAGGCTATGAAGGTGTTGAGATCAAGGCTTTATGAAATGGAGAAAGAGAAACAGTTGAAAGAGGTGGCGGAAGATAGAAAAAACCAGGTTGGAAGTGGAGACAGAAGTGAAAAAATAAGAACTTACAACTATCCGCAAAGCAGGGTAACTGACCATAGAATAGGAAAGACAATATACCAGCTTCAGCAATTTCTTGACGGTGATATTGATGAAATGGTTGATGCTTTAATTGCTCATTATCAGGCTGAGGCTTTAAAATCACTTCAAAACTAA
- a CDS encoding BMC domain-containing protein: MNSAIGMIELNSIARGFQVCDRVLKTAKVKLVTSQTICPGKYIVFVNGEVAEVEAAIANGIEEGDRYVVDSLVIPNVHPDVFPALYSTKTVSNVEALGVIETFSVVSSIYAADAAVKTASIELIEIRMAMGLGGKAFTVFTGTVADVEASVKSGVDAVKDKAMLVSTTIIPSPHPDLKIEIL, from the coding sequence ATGAATAGTGCAATAGGAATGATTGAGTTAAACAGTATAGCAAGAGGATTCCAGGTTTGTGATAGAGTTTTAAAAACTGCAAAAGTGAAACTTGTAACATCACAGACAATATGTCCCGGAAAATACATAGTATTTGTTAACGGGGAAGTTGCAGAGGTTGAAGCAGCAATTGCAAACGGGATCGAAGAAGGGGATAGATATGTAGTTGATAGTCTTGTTATACCAAATGTTCACCCTGATGTTTTTCCCGCACTATACTCTACAAAAACAGTATCAAATGTAGAAGCGTTAGGGGTAATTGAAACATTTTCAGTTGTTTCATCTATCTATGCTGCTGACGCAGCGGTAAAAACCGCATCAATAGAGCTAATTGAAATAAGAATGGCGATGGGGTTAGGCGGAAAAGCTTTCACAGTTTTCACAGGTACAGTTGCGGATGTTGAAGCATCAGTTAAAAGCGGAGTTGATGCCGTAAAAGACAAAGCAATGCTTGTTTCCACAACTATAATCCCATCACCGCACCCTGATTTAAAAATTGAAATACTCTAA
- a CDS encoding aspartate carbamoyltransferase catalytic subunit: MKNFKHRHLLGIEPLSKEDITQILDTAKIFKGICKGTNKKFPALKGKLILNLFMENSTRTRSSFEIAEKRLGADTLNFSASASSLSKGESFYDTIKTLESMEPHIVVIRHSSPGSSKFLANNLNASVVNAGDGAHEHPTQALLDAYTIREALGTLEGLNIVIAGDIKHSRVVRSNIWLLKKMGNNVTLSGPPTLIPPGIEKLGVNVEYNFDNAIKDADVVMMLRIQRERMVESFFPSLQEFNMLYGLTKKRMENLKNGAIVMHPGPINRGVEINSEVADSKRSVILEQVSNGIYVRMAVLFLLAGGRINEISN, encoded by the coding sequence ATGAAAAATTTTAAACACAGACACTTACTTGGGATAGAGCCTCTTTCAAAAGAGGATATCACTCAAATCCTTGATACAGCCAAAATTTTCAAGGGTATATGTAAAGGAACAAATAAAAAGTTTCCTGCTTTAAAGGGGAAATTAATACTTAACCTTTTTATGGAGAATTCAACAAGGACAAGGTCTTCCTTTGAGATTGCTGAAAAGAGATTGGGGGCTGATACTTTAAATTTTTCTGCTTCAGCAAGTTCTCTTTCAAAGGGGGAGTCTTTTTATGACACAATTAAAACTCTTGAATCTATGGAGCCTCACATAGTGGTTATAAGGCATTCTTCTCCCGGTTCTTCAAAATTTCTTGCTAACAACCTTAACGCTTCCGTTGTCAACGCAGGGGATGGCGCCCATGAGCATCCAACTCAGGCTCTACTTGATGCATATACAATTAGGGAAGCCTTGGGTACCCTTGAAGGGTTAAATATTGTTATTGCAGGGGATATAAAGCATTCAAGGGTAGTGCGCTCAAATATCTGGCTTTTGAAAAAAATGGGGAATAATGTTACTTTATCCGGTCCTCCCACACTTATACCTCCAGGAATTGAAAAATTAGGGGTAAATGTTGAATACAATTTTGATAATGCAATAAAGGATGCAGATGTTGTAATGATGTTGAGAATTCAAAGAGAGAGAATGGTTGAGAGCTTTTTCCCCTCATTGCAGGAATTTAATATGCTGTATGGGTTAACAAAAAAGAGAATGGAAAATCTTAAAAATGGTGCAATAGTTATGCATCCCGGTCCAATTAACAGGGGGGTTGAAATAAACTCAGAGGTTGCAGATTCTAAACGCTCTGTAATTTTAGAGCAGGTTAGCAATGGTATTTATGTAAGAATGGCTGTTTTATTTTTGCTTGCAGGAGGAAGAATAAATGAAATATCTAATTAA
- a CDS encoding GNAT family N-acetyltransferase, whose protein sequence is MFSYPHKHKLPNGEELTIDLLKSDQYKEYFDFLNRLTDDDKLYLKYDVTNIGFVEERVKAIEKGNRVSIVAWNKDKKIVGSSTLYWTNFGWKSHIGKLRIIVDPNYRNLGLSKYLAQQIFFKAQEMRNLDLVEAEVMEEQKAAIHILEELGFKKTATLPNYIVDTKGKKHNLIIMVADLESLIDKFENMVWDEEFKGG, encoded by the coding sequence ATGTTTAGTTATCCTCATAAGCACAAATTGCCTAACGGCGAGGAATTAACTATTGATTTGCTGAAAAGTGATCAATACAAAGAGTATTTTGATTTTCTTAACAGGTTAACCGATGATGACAAATTATATTTAAAGTATGATGTCACAAATATCGGATTTGTTGAAGAAAGGGTAAAAGCAATTGAAAAAGGCAACAGAGTATCAATTGTTGCCTGGAATAAAGACAAAAAAATAGTAGGTTCATCAACCCTTTACTGGACAAATTTTGGATGGAAATCTCATATCGGGAAATTAAGAATTATAGTTGATCCTAATTACAGAAACTTAGGGCTATCAAAGTATCTTGCTCAACAGATTTTCTTTAAAGCTCAAGAAATGAGAAACCTTGACCTTGTGGAAGCAGAGGTAATGGAAGAGCAAAAAGCTGCAATCCATATTCTTGAAGAATTAGGATTCAAAAAGACTGCAACCCTTCCAAATTACATTGTTGACACCAAGGGCAAAAAACACAATTTAATTATTATGGTAGCAGACCTTGAAAGTTTAATTGACAAATTTGAAAACATGGTATGGGACGAAGAGTTTAAAGGCGGTTAA
- a CDS encoding HD domain-containing phosphohydrolase, whose amino-acid sequence MKKIKLGKSKNIKTLSKRDFELYSQKSPFLIDSIFKEVYRDLKKGFFNREVFRRYLGNFYLAGDFLSSIILARRIATELFESLSEEDLSIVYSALALLFSFSGDTEISMRYISLISDLKKTDKDIAYRWFSIASMLNDYDNGNYLSSYLNGKRIITAISGLDSSHGVFTFQPKFHLLGILTRVTNRSAQKLAQNEKVGSEKRKRYFDTMLEILKEIKKMDSKPFDFFYYCELANLHSSMHSFPKAEKALNSAFDLIKASKKAFNKYSYIYYLTKANYFTQKGDFSEAYKQIKLAYRASFNVSDVYDELDVINIFLETARQFSISDPSLRQQTSEFYMQGNSLLKQFVNFLEEKDWYTGKNHSAKVAGLSHLIAKKLVTVFPYMKNFIDIQSVYLAGYVHDIGKVKIPWLLINKITKLEEFEVDYLMKHVVFGRDILEDLNFYSIARIIYQHHESPDGAGYPEGIKNVSVEANIISLADSFEAMTTSNRKYKKPKSLETAKEEIISLAGSKYYPEIIESFKMISSEELKTFLSRLK is encoded by the coding sequence ATGAAAAAGATTAAACTTGGAAAATCGAAGAATATTAAAACCCTCTCCAAGAGGGATTTTGAACTGTATTCGCAAAAATCTCCTTTTCTAATTGATTCTATTTTTAAAGAGGTATACAGAGATTTAAAGAAAGGATTTTTTAATAGAGAGGTTTTTAGAAGGTATCTCGGTAATTTCTATCTTGCTGGAGATTTTTTATCATCAATTATACTTGCGAGAAGAATTGCCACAGAATTGTTTGAGAGTTTATCTGAAGAAGATTTATCAATTGTTTATTCTGCTCTTGCCCTGCTTTTTTCTTTTTCTGGTGATACTGAAATATCTATGCGTTATATTTCTTTAATTTCCGATTTAAAAAAAACAGATAAAGATATTGCTTACAGGTGGTTTAGCATTGCCTCAATGTTAAACGATTATGATAATGGAAACTATTTATCTTCATATTTAAATGGAAAGAGGATAATTACAGCTATTTCAGGCCTTGATTCTTCTCATGGAGTTTTTACGTTTCAACCTAAATTTCACCTTTTGGGGATTTTAACAAGGGTTACAAATCGCTCGGCGCAAAAACTTGCTCAAAATGAAAAAGTTGGCTCTGAAAAGAGAAAAAGATATTTTGACACTATGTTAGAAATACTTAAAGAGATAAAAAAAATGGATAGTAAGCCATTTGATTTTTTTTATTACTGTGAATTAGCAAACTTACACTCATCAATGCATAGTTTCCCTAAAGCAGAAAAAGCATTGAATAGTGCATTTGATTTAATAAAAGCAAGCAAAAAGGCTTTTAATAAATATAGCTATATCTACTACCTTACTAAAGCCAATTACTTTACTCAAAAAGGTGATTTTTCAGAAGCCTATAAACAGATTAAACTTGCCTATCGTGCTTCTTTCAATGTTTCTGATGTTTACGATGAATTAGATGTAATCAACATATTTTTAGAAACTGCAAGACAGTTTTCCATATCAGACCCTTCTTTAAGGCAGCAAACAAGCGAATTTTATATGCAGGGTAATTCTCTTTTAAAACAATTTGTAAATTTTCTTGAAGAAAAAGATTGGTATACAGGGAAAAACCACTCTGCAAAGGTTGCAGGGTTGAGCCATTTAATTGCAAAAAAGCTGGTTACAGTTTTCCCGTATATGAAGAATTTTATTGATATTCAATCAGTTTACCTTGCTGGGTATGTACACGATATAGGAAAGGTTAAAATTCCCTGGCTTTTAATAAATAAAATAACCAAACTTGAGGAATTTGAGGTTGACTATCTAATGAAACATGTTGTTTTTGGGAGAGATATTCTTGAAGACTTAAACTTTTATTCAATAGCGAGAATTATCTATCAACACCATGAGAGTCCTGATGGAGCAGGTTATCCAGAGGGGATAAAAAATGTTTCTGTTGAGGCAAACATAATATCATTGGCGGATTCTTTTGAGGCAATGACAACATCAAATAGAAAATACAAAAAACCAAAATCCCTTGAAACTGCAAAAGAAGAGATAATATCACTTGCGGGAAGTAAATACTATCCTGAAATTATTGAATCCTTTAAAATGATTAGTTCTGAAGAATTAAAAACTTTTTTAAGCAGGTTGAAATAA
- the prmC gene encoding peptide chain release factor N(5)-glutamine methyltransferase, translating to MKRKFLKYIDSLKKKGIKEPLLEIQRFISEKFSIPLVDVITGDFEFTPEIAKELETFVKKRADGIPYAYILGFTHFWGRKFFVSPDVLIPRPETEVIVDFVLKKFGNGFKGKILDCCTGSGNIAISLALEMPEAVVFASDISIKALNIARKNAENLNANISLINCDKLNCLKAHSIDIILANPPYIGLSEKYSLEREVLNEPHIALFGGDKGYEFLEEFLNKAVLIVKEKGIIVFEIGYNQRKEVESLTREIFKKSDIYFLKDLNGHFRVGVIENA from the coding sequence ATGAAAAGAAAGTTTCTAAAATATATTGATTCTTTGAAAAAAAAGGGGATAAAAGAGCCTCTTTTGGAGATTCAAAGGTTTATTTCGGAAAAATTCTCAATTCCTCTTGTTGATGTTATAACTGGAGATTTTGAATTTACGCCGGAAATTGCTAAAGAATTAGAAACCTTTGTTAAAAAAAGGGCAGATGGTATTCCTTACGCATATATTTTAGGCTTTACACATTTTTGGGGAAGAAAATTTTTTGTCTCACCTGATGTTTTAATTCCAAGGCCTGAAACAGAGGTTATTGTTGACTTTGTATTAAAAAAGTTTGGAAATGGGTTTAAAGGGAAAATTCTTGACTGCTGCACTGGAAGTGGAAATATTGCTATTTCTTTAGCTTTAGAAATGCCAGAAGCTGTTGTTTTTGCTTCAGATATATCAATAAAGGCATTAAATATTGCAAGAAAAAATGCTGAAAATCTAAATGCAAATATTTCATTAATTAATTGTGATAAATTGAATTGTTTAAAAGCACATTCAATAGACATAATTCTGGCTAATCCACCCTATATTGGATTAAGTGAAAAATATTCCCTTGAAAGAGAGGTTTTGAATGAACCTCACATTGCCCTTTTTGGCGGGGATAAAGGATATGAGTTTTTGGAGGAGTTTTTAAATAAGGCTGTTTTAATTGTAAAGGAAAAAGGTATAATAGTTTTTGAGATAGGGTATAATCAAAGAAAAGAAGTTGAATCCCTTACAAGAGAGATATTCAAAAAATCAGATATTTATTTTTTGAAGGATTTAAATGGCCATTTCAGAGTTGGAGTTATAGAGAATGCTTGA
- a CDS encoding dihydroorotase, producing MKYLIKNGQVLDPSIGLNKNLDILIEDGMITEISESIEESKADKIYDVKGCIVAPGFVDLHAHLREPGGERAETIETGAMSAMNGGFTHVCAMPNTSPCMDNAAIITLVLDKARDAGYAEVLPVGAVSKKREGKELASIGEMVQKGIVAISDDGLPVATSDLVKKALEYCIPFNIPLMEHAEDLTLTKKAVMNEGFYSTKLGLKGIPSIAEDIIVARDIIVNSYVKGWLHIQHLSTEFSLNLVREAKSRGERVTCEVTPHHLYLNDSYLESFDTNYIMKPPLRSEKDRLALIEGIKDGTIDAIATDHAPHPNEHKNCEIDIAAFGIIGFETAIPVIIDLLYHKHGIPMERIIELMSINPAKIVKLEEGRIMEGKKADLTVLNPDKEVTINPDYFKSKARNTPFKGLRLKGSPVLTVFGNRFMECRVGD from the coding sequence ATGAAATATCTAATTAAAAACGGACAGGTTTTAGACCCGTCAATAGGTTTAAATAAAAATCTTGATATTTTAATTGAAGATGGAATGATTACTGAGATTTCAGAATCAATAGAAGAAAGTAAAGCGGATAAAATTTATGATGTTAAGGGATGCATTGTTGCTCCAGGTTTTGTTGATTTGCATGCACACTTGAGAGAGCCGGGAGGGGAGAGGGCAGAGACGATTGAAACAGGGGCTATGTCGGCAATGAATGGGGGATTTACCCATGTTTGTGCTATGCCCAATACCTCTCCCTGTATGGACAATGCTGCCATTATAACCCTTGTTCTTGATAAAGCAAGGGATGCCGGGTATGCCGAAGTGCTTCCTGTTGGCGCAGTAAGTAAGAAAAGAGAGGGAAAAGAACTTGCGTCAATAGGTGAAATGGTTCAAAAGGGTATAGTTGCAATCTCAGATGACGGGTTGCCTGTTGCTACAAGTGATTTAGTTAAAAAAGCACTTGAATACTGTATTCCGTTTAATATCCCTCTAATGGAGCATGCAGAAGATTTAACTTTAACTAAAAAAGCGGTAATGAATGAAGGGTTTTACTCAACAAAATTAGGGCTTAAAGGAATACCTTCTATTGCTGAAGATATAATTGTTGCAAGGGATATTATTGTTAACTCTTATGTAAAAGGATGGTTGCATATTCAGCACCTTTCAACTGAATTTAGCCTCAACCTTGTCAGGGAAGCTAAATCAAGGGGTGAGAGGGTAACCTGTGAGGTAACACCGCACCACCTATATTTAAACGACTCTTACCTTGAATCCTTTGACACCAATTACATTATGAAACCACCTTTAAGGAGTGAGAAAGACAGACTTGCACTTATTGAGGGGATAAAAGACGGCACTATTGATGCAATTGCAACAGACCATGCTCCTCACCCTAACGAACATAAAAATTGTGAAATAGACATTGCTGCTTTTGGGATTATTGGTTTTGAAACTGCAATTCCAGTAATTATTGACCTTTTATACCATAAACATGGTATTCCAATGGAGAGGATTATTGAATTAATGTCAATAAATCCCGCAAAAATAGTAAAACTTGAAGAGGGCAGAATTATGGAAGGTAAGAAAGCTGATTTAACTGTTTTAAATCCCGATAAAGAGGTAACTATAAACCCTGACTATTTTAAATCAAAGGCAAGGAATACGCCATTTAAAGGGTTGAGGTTAAAAGGCTCTCCAGTATTAACAGTTTTTGGAAATAGATTTATGGAGTGCAGGGTAGGTGATTAA
- the pyrR gene encoding bifunctional pyr operon transcriptional regulator/uracil phosphoribosyltransferase PyrR, translating to MSKEKVIMDEKLMERTIKRMTHEILEATKGTDDLLLIGIRTRGDHIAKRIARYIKEFEGVEVPVGLLDITLYRDDLITNVTNAYLKETEIPFPVTDKKVVLIDDVLYTGRTVRAAIEGILDFGRPRYIKLAVLVDRGHRELPIRADIVGKNIPTSKDEMVQVYVAEEDGKDMVVLKKKN from the coding sequence ATGTCTAAAGAAAAGGTCATTATGGATGAAAAACTTATGGAAAGAACAATTAAGAGAATGACCCATGAGATTTTAGAGGCAACCAAGGGAACAGACGATTTGTTGTTAATTGGGATCAGGACAAGGGGAGATCACATAGCAAAGAGAATAGCACGGTACATCAAAGAGTTTGAAGGAGTTGAGGTACCTGTGGGGCTTCTTGACATCACACTTTACAGGGATGATTTAATTACAAATGTTACAAATGCTTACCTTAAAGAAACGGAAATTCCCTTTCCTGTTACAGATAAAAAGGTTGTTCTAATTGACGATGTTCTTTACACAGGAAGGACTGTTAGGGCTGCAATAGAGGGAATACTTGATTTTGGTAGGCCAAGGTATATAAAACTTGCAGTTTTGGTTGATAGGGGACATAGAGAGTTGCCAATAAGGGCTGATATTGTTGGGAAAAACATTCCCACTTCAAAAGATGAAATGGTTCAGGTATATGTTGCCGAAGAAGACGGTAAAGATATGGTTGTTTTAAAGAAAAAAAATTGA
- the murA gene encoding UDP-N-acetylglucosamine 1-carboxyvinyltransferase, protein MLEKFVIKGGKSLKGKVRISGAKNSALPLLAASILSENGLTLENVPDVADVRTMLKALELLGVKYNFKKENGIIDIDSSNVKPCEIPYDIIRRMRASVLLMGPLLARFKKAYVYTPGGCAIGARPIDLHIEAFKKLGADYKVKEGYSILKAKKLKGNFIYFDKVTVTGTENVIMASVFAAGETIIENAAIEPEVVDLCNCLLKMGAKIEGIGTKSLRIKGVESLKKINHTVIPDRIEAGTFVIAAAVTKGRVEIESVIPSHLDTFLSKVKDAGVNVEVKEDSLIVDGGSTINPVDIETSPYPGFPTDLQAQFMVLMLKAKGVSHIKENIFENRFQHVQELVRLGADIKLDGNTAIVKGGKPLTGADVMATDLRASASLVLAGLFAKGVTRVHRIYHLDRGYEKFEEKLIKLGASIKREKD, encoded by the coding sequence ATGCTTGAAAAGTTTGTTATTAAAGGCGGGAAAAGCCTGAAGGGGAAGGTTAGAATTTCAGGGGCAAAAAATTCAGCATTGCCTTTGCTTGCTGCATCTATTCTGTCAGAGAATGGCTTAACCCTTGAAAATGTGCCTGATGTTGCCGATGTAAGAACAATGCTTAAAGCATTGGAGCTTTTAGGGGTAAAGTATAACTTTAAAAAAGAAAATGGCATAATAGATATTGATTCTTCAAATGTTAAGCCTTGTGAAATTCCATACGACATTATAAGAAGGATGAGGGCTTCCGTTCTATTGATGGGCCCTTTACTTGCGAGGTTTAAAAAGGCTTATGTGTACACTCCGGGGGGTTGCGCCATAGGGGCAAGGCCAATAGATTTGCATATTGAGGCTTTTAAAAAATTAGGAGCAGATTATAAGGTTAAAGAAGGCTATTCAATTCTTAAAGCTAAAAAGTTAAAGGGCAATTTTATTTATTTTGATAAAGTTACTGTAACAGGTACTGAAAATGTAATTATGGCTTCTGTTTTTGCTGCTGGAGAAACGATAATTGAAAATGCTGCTATTGAGCCAGAGGTTGTTGATTTGTGTAACTGCCTTCTAAAAATGGGTGCAAAGATTGAAGGAATTGGAACAAAAAGTTTAAGAATAAAAGGGGTTGAAAGCCTTAAAAAAATTAATCATACAGTTATTCCGGATAGAATTGAAGCAGGGACTTTTGTTATTGCAGCAGCAGTAACAAAGGGAAGGGTTGAAATTGAAAGTGTTATTCCTTCCCATCTTGACACATTTTTATCAAAGGTAAAAGATGCAGGGGTTAATGTTGAAGTTAAAGAAGATTCACTTATTGTTGATGGGGGTTCAACAATTAATCCTGTAGATATTGAAACATCTCCTTACCCTGGATTTCCAACTGATTTGCAGGCACAGTTTATGGTTTTAATGCTAAAAGCAAAGGGGGTTTCCCACATAAAAGAAAATATATTTGAAAACAGGTTTCAGCATGTTCAGGAATTGGTAAGGCTTGGAGCAGATATAAAACTTGATGGGAATACTGCCATAGTTAAGGGGGGAAAACCTTTAACTGGAGCAGATGTTATGGCTACAGATTTAAGAGCAAGCGCTTCACTGGTTCTTGCCGGGCTATTTGCGAAAGGTGTAACAAGGGTGCATAGAATATACCACCTTGATAGAGGATATGAAAAATTTGAGGAAAAATTAATAAAATTAGGTGCATCAATAAAAAGGGAGAAGGATTAA